The genomic window GAGATTTTTTATATTAATTCTTATATTTATCTCTTCACTTTTTGCTAAGGGAATACTTATTGATGAAAAATATTTCATTGATAAAAATAATTCTTTAGACATAAAAGAGATTTTGAAAAATAAAGAGACTTTTTCTCCCATATCTAAAGATAATTTGGGCGTTACAAAAAATGTAGTATGGGTAAAACTAACTTTTTTTAATAATTCAGAAAAAATGATAAAAAGAAGAATATATAATAAAAGATCAGGAATTGATTTAATAGATGTGTATGTTTTTAAAAACAATAAAATAATAAAAACCTATAAATTAGGAGATTTAAGAGAACATAATTTAAGAGATAATAATTTTAGGATTTCTTATTTTGATATTGGACTTCATTCAAATGAAAAAGTAAAAGTATTTATTAAACAAAAAACTTATAGTCCTATGGATATTAAATGGGATATAAAAAGTATTGAAGACTTTAACTCTTATTATTATGAACAATCAATGGTTTATTTTTATTGTTTTGGCTTTTTTAGTGTTACAACTATTCTTTCATTAGTTCTTTTTCTACTTCTAAAAAATAAATTTTATTTAATTTATGCTTTTTTTACTATAGGTAGTATCATTTATCAATTCACGATATCAGGTTTCTTTTATCAGTTTGGTATTCCTATTTATATAAATACAATATTTGGTTTTTCTGTTCCAGAAGTATCAATGGCCTTATTGGGCTTATTTCCTTTATATTTTTTTAAAATTAAAAAAGATGAATATAAAGCTATAAAAT from Arcobacter sp. F2176 includes these protein-coding regions:
- a CDS encoding 7TM-DISM domain-containing protein, encoding MRFFILILIFISSLFAKGILIDEKYFIDKNNSLDIKEILKNKETFSPISKDNLGVTKNVVWVKLTFFNNSEKMIKRRIYNKRSGIDLIDVYVFKNNKIIKTYKLGDLREHNLRDNNFRISYFDIGLHSNEKVKVFIKQKTYSPMDIKWDIKSIEDFNSYYYEQSMVYFYCFGFFSVTTILSLVLFLLLKNKFYLIYAFFTIGSIIYQFTISGFFYQFGIPIYINTIFGFSVPEVSMALLGLFPLYFFKIKKDEYKAIKFIIKILVFLLLLIGFLQFFYPLYNDILLLSRFNGLFSFLLMLTLLILSIKLLIVKKEGSLF